From Streptomyces asiaticus, one genomic window encodes:
- a CDS encoding glycoside hydrolase family 6 protein — protein sequence MSRRIRMAGTLLAASALTMGALTGVASAQVDSGRAAAAKVDNPYSGAKVYVNPDWSAKAAAEPGGSKISSQPTGIWLDRIAAINGTGGAMGLRAHLDRALQQSGGSPTVVQLVVYDLPGRDCSALASNGELGPTEIDKYKTQFIDPIAAILSESKYANSSLRIVNTIEVDSLPNLVTNTGGKPTATPECDTMKANGNYVKGVGYALNKLGSIGNVYNYIDAGHHGWIGWDDNFNPTAQVIKQAATAEGSTVDKVAGIITNTANFSALKENNFTVNDSVNGTTVRQSKWVDWNRYVDELSYAQAFRQELVSVGFPSNIGALIDTSRNGWGGSARPSGPGAKTDVDTYVNGGRYDRRIHVGNWCNQSGAGLGERPKAAPAAGIDAYVWMKPPGESDGSSSSIPNDEGKGFDRMCDPTYTGNPRNNNNMSGALPNAPLSGHWFSAQFQELLKNAYPAL from the coding sequence ATGAGCCGCAGAATCCGAATGGCGGGCACTCTGCTCGCCGCCTCCGCGCTCACCATGGGGGCGCTGACCGGCGTGGCGTCCGCCCAGGTGGACAGCGGCAGGGCGGCCGCCGCGAAGGTCGACAACCCGTACTCGGGCGCCAAGGTGTATGTGAACCCCGACTGGTCGGCGAAGGCCGCCGCCGAACCCGGCGGCAGCAAGATCTCCAGCCAGCCGACCGGCATCTGGCTGGACCGGATCGCCGCGATCAACGGCACGGGCGGCGCGATGGGGCTGCGCGCCCACCTCGACCGGGCGCTCCAGCAGTCGGGCGGCAGCCCGACCGTCGTCCAGTTGGTGGTCTACGACCTGCCCGGCCGTGACTGCTCCGCGCTGGCGTCCAACGGCGAGCTCGGCCCGACCGAGATCGACAAGTACAAGACGCAGTTCATCGACCCGATCGCGGCGATCCTCTCCGAGTCCAAGTACGCCAACTCGAGTCTGCGGATCGTCAACACGATCGAGGTCGACTCGCTGCCCAACCTGGTCACCAACACCGGCGGCAAGCCCACCGCGACGCCCGAGTGCGACACGATGAAGGCGAACGGCAACTATGTGAAGGGCGTCGGCTACGCCCTGAACAAGCTGGGCTCGATCGGCAACGTCTACAACTACATCGACGCCGGGCACCACGGCTGGATCGGCTGGGACGACAACTTCAACCCCACCGCACAGGTGATCAAGCAGGCGGCGACGGCCGAGGGCAGCACGGTCGACAAGGTGGCCGGCATCATCACCAACACGGCCAACTTCAGCGCGCTGAAGGAGAACAACTTCACCGTCAACGACTCGGTCAACGGCACCACCGTGCGCCAGTCGAAGTGGGTGGACTGGAACCGGTACGTGGACGAGCTCTCCTACGCCCAGGCGTTCCGCCAGGAGCTGGTCAGCGTCGGCTTCCCGAGCAACATCGGCGCGCTGATCGACACCTCCCGCAACGGCTGGGGCGGCTCGGCCCGGCCCAGCGGCCCCGGCGCGAAGACGGACGTGGACACCTACGTCAACGGCGGGCGCTACGACCGCCGGATCCACGTCGGCAACTGGTGCAACCAGTCCGGCGCCGGGCTCGGGGAGCGGCCCAAGGCGGCACCCGCGGCCGGGATCGACGCGTACGTGTGGATGAAGCCCCCGGGCGAGTCGGACGGCTCGAGCTCCTCGATCCCGAACGACGAGGGCAAGGGCTTCGACCGGATGTGCGACCCGACGTACACCGGCAACCCGCGCAACAACAACAACATGTCGGGTGCGCTGCCGAACGCTCCGCTGTCGGGCCACTGGTTCTCGGCCCAGTTCCAGGAGTTGCTGAAGAACGCCTATCCGGCGCTGTAA
- a CDS encoding GntR family transcriptional regulator, with protein MTNERETRTGAVYARVREEIFDGTLEPGRRLRLVEMATRFSASQSVIREALTRLAAQGLVVAVPQQGFHVVTLSLTDLEELTEARIEIECAALRLSIQRGDLAWEAGAVAAHHHLAATRPLADGGSKANTAWFGVHERFHQSLLEGCANTRLLGVALSLRDAATIYRRWSVPIGHDYDRDVAGEHQALLNAAVARDADLASDLLAQHIDRTSQALRASAEHGAAQ; from the coding sequence GTGACGAACGAGCGGGAAACGCGAACGGGAGCGGTCTACGCGCGGGTGCGTGAGGAGATCTTCGACGGCACTCTGGAGCCCGGCCGACGCTTGCGGTTGGTGGAGATGGCGACGCGTTTCTCCGCCAGTCAGTCCGTGATCCGCGAAGCACTGACGCGGCTGGCGGCACAGGGGCTGGTCGTCGCCGTGCCGCAGCAGGGCTTCCACGTCGTGACGCTCTCGCTCACAGACCTGGAGGAACTCACCGAGGCGCGCATCGAGATCGAGTGCGCGGCACTGCGTCTGTCGATTCAGCGTGGCGACCTGGCGTGGGAAGCCGGTGCGGTGGCCGCCCATCACCACCTGGCGGCGACTCGGCCGCTGGCTGACGGCGGCAGCAAGGCCAACACGGCCTGGTTCGGCGTCCACGAGCGTTTCCATCAGAGCCTGCTGGAAGGCTGTGCCAATACCCGTTTGCTCGGGGTCGCCCTGTCCTTGCGGGACGCCGCCACCATCTACCGGCGCTGGTCCGTGCCCATCGGCCACGACTACGACCGTGACGTCGCCGGTGAGCACCAGGCGCTGCTGAACGCGGCGGTCGCGCGAGACGCCGACCTTGCTTCCGATCTGCTCGCCCAGCACATCGACCGGACATCGCAGGCATTGCGAGCAAGCGCGGAGCACGGCGCAGCACAGTGA
- a CDS encoding fumarylacetoacetate hydrolase family protein produces the protein MRIATLHGRVVLRRGEGHVDVATASEGRFGPDPQAVYGDWEAFASWARAHLSGGAHMAAPAPTNTEVRWGPPVPRPAQIFAIGLNYRDHVAESGLSIPDELAVFTKFASSLTGHRARVALPEGSVDWEAELVVVIGRRAHHVSRATAWSHVAGLTIGQDLSERRLQLTGPAPQFSLGKSYPGFAPIGPELVTVDEFDDPDDLELGCRLESGEVLQKSRTSQMIFDVPELIVRLSAVCPLLPGDLVFTGTPAGVGGARNPQEFLTPGDELLTWIERIGTLRTSLHAS, from the coding sequence ATGCGCATTGCCACTCTTCATGGACGGGTCGTCCTTCGCCGCGGTGAAGGCCATGTGGACGTCGCGACGGCGAGCGAGGGGCGCTTCGGCCCCGATCCGCAGGCGGTCTACGGGGACTGGGAGGCGTTCGCCTCCTGGGCTCGGGCCCACCTGTCCGGGGGCGCGCACATGGCCGCCCCGGCCCCGACGAACACCGAGGTCCGCTGGGGACCGCCGGTCCCACGGCCGGCTCAGATCTTCGCCATCGGCCTCAACTACCGTGACCACGTGGCCGAATCAGGGCTGTCCATTCCGGACGAGCTAGCTGTCTTCACCAAGTTCGCATCGTCCCTGACCGGCCATCGAGCGCGGGTCGCCCTGCCCGAGGGCAGCGTCGACTGGGAAGCGGAACTGGTCGTCGTCATCGGCCGGCGCGCACATCACGTCTCCCGGGCCACCGCCTGGTCCCACGTCGCCGGCCTCACCATCGGCCAGGATCTTTCCGAGCGACGGCTCCAACTGACCGGACCCGCACCACAGTTCTCGCTGGGCAAGTCCTATCCCGGCTTCGCGCCGATCGGCCCCGAGCTGGTCACCGTCGACGAGTTCGACGACCCCGACGACCTGGAGCTGGGCTGCCGGCTCGAAAGCGGCGAAGTACTACAGAAGAGCCGCACCAGCCAGATGATCTTCGACGTGCCGGAACTGATCGTCCGGCTCTCGGCCGTCTGCCCGCTGCTGCCCGGCGACCTTGTCTTCACCGGCACCCCGGCGGGGGTCGGCGGCGCCCGCAACCCCCAGGAGTTCCTCACCCCCGGCGACGAACTCCTGACGTGGATCGAGAGGATCGGCACCCTGCGGACCTCGCTGCACGCGTCCTGA
- a CDS encoding VOC family protein has translation MPLHRLTRITMGVPNVEQTADYYREFGLSPSHTDEGTNSTIHTLATIDSGDQLRIVETPRRCLLELEVGADDPDDLARIAARLDRLGIPVERTADTVSARDSGTEVMVRVGISPRHAQTPTPAPVFNAPGVTPRLHERAPGILREQPVRPRKLGHVVLGSTDQEFSQRFFQEGIGFKISDTVPGLAAFMRCSTDHHNVLVQQSPVAFLHHTSWQVDDVDEVGRGATVMLEADPDRHTWGLGRHFIGSNFFWYLKDPAGNFSEYYSDLDCIVDDALWKPGVWEGAKALWAWGPPPPPSFLAPEDLAGLMTGAHSTSRD, from the coding sequence ATGCCACTGCACCGTCTGACCCGGATCACCATGGGCGTGCCGAACGTCGAGCAGACGGCCGACTACTACCGAGAGTTCGGGCTCAGCCCGTCGCACACGGACGAAGGCACGAACAGCACGATCCACACCCTGGCCACCATCGACAGCGGCGACCAACTCCGCATAGTCGAGACACCACGACGGTGCCTTCTCGAACTCGAAGTGGGCGCCGATGACCCCGACGACCTTGCCCGCATCGCAGCCCGCCTCGACCGTCTCGGGATCCCCGTCGAGCGCACTGCGGACACGGTCAGCGCCCGCGACTCCGGCACCGAGGTCATGGTTCGTGTTGGGATCTCCCCACGACACGCACAGACACCCACGCCCGCCCCGGTCTTCAACGCACCGGGGGTGACCCCGCGACTGCACGAGCGCGCCCCCGGGATCCTGCGTGAGCAGCCGGTGCGGCCCCGGAAACTGGGGCACGTCGTGCTCGGCTCCACCGACCAGGAGTTCTCACAGCGGTTCTTCCAGGAGGGCATCGGGTTCAAGATCAGCGACACCGTGCCGGGGCTCGCCGCGTTCATGCGCTGTTCCACCGACCACCACAACGTTCTCGTGCAGCAGTCGCCCGTCGCGTTTCTGCACCACACCTCCTGGCAGGTCGACGACGTTGACGAGGTCGGCCGGGGCGCCACCGTGATGCTGGAGGCCGATCCCGACCGGCACACCTGGGGGCTGGGCCGGCATTTCATCGGCTCGAACTTCTTCTGGTACCTGAAGGACCCCGCAGGCAACTTCTCCGAGTACTACTCCGACCTCGACTGCATCGTCGACGACGCCCTGTGGAAGCCCGGCGTGTGGGAGGGCGCGAAGGCACTGTGGGCCTGGGGGCCGCCCCCGCCGCCCTCGTTCCTCGCGCCGGAGGACCTGGCCGGGCTGATGACCGGCGCCCACTCCACGTCGCGAGACTAG